GCATGCCGGGCGCCGGCAAGACAGAAGCAATAAATGTTGCGAGGGAGATGAATATAAAGGTTATAAGTATGGGTGATGAAGTTAGAGAAGAAGCAATTAGAAGAGGGCTCTCTTTGAGCGATGAAATTACTGGCAAGATTGCAGATGAAATGAGGAAAAAATATGGGGCTGATTATTGGGCAAAAAGGTGCTTGGCTAAGCTAAGCGATGAAGATTTTTTTGTCATAGATGGGATAAGAAATATGGAAGAAGTGGAGAAATTCAGAGAAAAAATAGATGAATTAATTCTTGTTGCAATACATGCTTCCCCACTCACAAGATATGAAAGAATAAGGAAAAGGAAAAGATATGGAAATGACATGGGCATTGAAAAATTTAGGGAAAGGGAGAAAAAAGAACTTTCATGGGGGCTTGGAAATGTTATTGCGATGGCTGATATTGTTATAATAAATGAAGGAAGTTTGGAGGAATTTAAAGAAAAGGTCAGGAAAATTTTATCCTGATTTTATAAACATATATTGCTTCAAAGAAAAATTTTTTTTCTGAA
This genomic stretch from Thermoplasmatales archaeon harbors:
- the fliE gene encoding flagellar hook-basal body complex protein FliE produces the protein MKAIAFTGMPGAGKTEAINVAREMNIKVISMGDEVREEAIRRGLSLSDEITGKIADEMRKKYGADYWAKRCLAKLSDEDFFVIDGIRNMEEVEKFREKIDELILVAIHASPLTRYERIRKRKRYGNDMGIEKFREREKKELSWGLGNVIAMADIVIINEGSLEEFKEKVRKILS